The genome window GTTTTACTTTAGTGAGTAGAAgagacttaaaaatatataatgcatatctgtatactgtacatatgaCTGAAACAAGCAAACACGCACAACCACTTCAAGAGGAATCAGTATTCAGAAGGAATAGCACAACGAGCTGCAGTGGCTGCTTTATTTTCCTGAAACCCTACAGTCAGGAAGACAAACTGCCTGCCTGACTAACACCTTGTGCTCTATCAGCAGTCACACATGACAGTTCACCCaagagtctgtctgtgtgtagCCTGTGTAGAGACAGATACTGGCCTCCAGAGCAGCCTTTGTTAACAGAAGTCCTCGCTGTACGGTGTGTGAAAGAGTGCACACTGTCATGACATCCAGCACATCTGCTCTGGACTTTAATTGAAAAGGACTGTTCTGTTATTGATCCTAGTCAATTAAGCAATTACCACGGCATCACAGTCCTTTAATATTGGCACCCAAGCAATTATTGGGAAGATAACAAAAGTCAGGATCAATTTCTGCTGTGAAATTTAGCACAGGATTATGAAGTTGCCAAAGGACAAAGAAATACAAATCTTATAATATCTGGAGAAGGCTATCGTTTAGCATCACTATTCATTTCCTTATGAATTGTTCAATTGTTGcgtcccttaaaaaaaaataatacaaaaaaagttcgaaaatatacaaatatataaattcagacatgttttaaatttatttaaaaaacaaaaaaggcagaatatcagaatgatttctgaatcataggaataaattacattttaaaatatactcaaactgaaaatttatattaaatttaataatatttgtaaatcatatttaaatcatatttgtcaatattttaaGACTGGAAATGTATTCTTATGCCTGTGTTTTGTAATAAATTAGTACATTCGAAGGTTTAAACAagtccatttaaaaatatatttccttagGCCATGCTGTTTACATTtagcatatatttgaaaaatattttgaactgcataaaatatttaaaatatttaactacATATATAACTACAGTTTTAATATAATGTTGCATTTGCCATAAGATTgcacacacaaaactgtattcCACCAGAACACAAGGCTCCTTCTGAATggctgtcagtgtgaatgaagaAAGATGTTTTTGTTGCCAGATGGTGCAGCTACGACATCTGCTAGCAGAGGCTAACCGGGCCATGCTAACCAGTCAATCTCTGACCCCTGGGTTCCCCCTTGTGAACGGCTCTGCCTGCAGGTACTGAACACCTGCTGAAGCTCTTAAAATAATCATATGGCAGAGCTGGAGGCCTAACCAGCGGTCGCAGTCCTGGGACCTCTTCAAACTACATTAACCTGGCCTTCATCTGCCTCCGGGTCTCGTTACTTACAGCAGAGTCCTGGTCTGGGTCTTGGCTTATGATCTAAGACAAGAATGCGGTCAACTTACAGCAAAGTAATGATCATTAAATGGgtccataaaaaaaatgtataaaacaatactcaaagttaataataaaataaaatattacatattttataataaaatatacaaatttaaaatataaatacatttttaaaaaacattaaaccaaataatgaaataatatgtGTATCAGTCAGTAAAGGGCGCTCTCTTTAGACTTGCTTCAGTCACAGCGCATCTGTTCTTCATTTTCCAGTAATTAAAGAGCAGTTAAATACTCCCTTTCTTCTGTGGTACAGCTTATTACATTTTGGTTTAAATGTACTCCCCTTTGGGTTGTGGACTCGTGTTTTTCTTGGATTTAGTGGGGTTACATAAATCAGTCTTGATGAATATGGCAGTTATTATTAGCCTGGTTTGAGGAAATCTGGTCTGTTTTTGACTGCtttttttattaccatttatAATAAACCCACAAATGGATTCAAGTTAAACAATGTCCTTTAATTTAACCAGTCTTAAAACTGTgtgtaaccattaaaaaaaaaatcatggttgaTCGTTGATCGTGATGTCTTACGTCATCAGAAGGCACATGTTCAGCTCCACTCAACAAACTGCActtcaaaacagttattttaaaatgccatcatatttcacaatattacaatatttactatatttttgattaaataaatacagcttcaggttttttttttttttcttttcaaaaacaaaatcttaccaaCGCCAAACTTCCGACTGAAAGTGTATGTGCTGTTAATTAAAAGGgctatttcaccccaaaatgaaaatgctttcattaattactcccccctcatgccattccattgttgtttatatttaaacagtATTTGATTGGTCATAATTCCAATTAAATTCTCTCATaatttgctttatattttaatgttgaaGGCTACAGTTTAGATGAAAACCACAAGCTATGAAATGGCCTCAGAAGAAATATAGCACAAATGTCAAATGGACTACTTGAATTGTACTTTATTGTGTAATTTTGAGTAcggcaaaaatattgtttttaggtGAACAATAGCACTGGATTATAACTCTGCGCAGGTCGGTAATGATTTAATCACTCCAGTCTCACACCATCAACACTAATGCTTAACTATATTATGGTTAAACTTTCAGAACAATGTGACAGTGAATCGTAACTCGTGGATCGTCAGTCAGAATAATGTGAACGCGTGTGCTTTTCAGGTCTCATGATTCACGCTGAAACTCTGACACTAATGACTGCATCACTGCGGATGGTGTGGGTGTTTCAGATCGGGTCTGAGGATGCTGGAGTCGCTGTGGGAGGGGGAAACTTTAGACTGCTTGTAATTATGACaaatgaaaagagagaaaaagttttcaaacATGTCTCTCTTAAACCCTCTTCAACTTTCTAGTCTTCCTGTATTTTTTCATTTGATCCACGTTACTTAATTTCTTTCTCCAGGCACAGCACAGACTCAAGCACGACAAACCTCCAGtggaaataaagtcaaaattacatcACTTCTCCAAATGCAACACACCTAAAAGACAGAAACCTCTGAGGATAGAGGTGTTTTCAACCCACATTACGTTCCAAAAGATCCACAATCCTGAGGCCTTTACAACATCAGCCTCAGCCTTCCTCTGAATACACACTTCTCTGTCGATTGGGGAATGATCAAAAGCAGAAAGATGAAAGAAGTTCACATTTTATGAAAGCAAAGATTAAACAGTAGGCTTGTGAAAAATGCTGTCTGAAAAGttcatattacattataaatccCAAAACAGACAAGACAACCAACTTTATTAGCACATTAACCAGTTTCCAACAGAATACCACTGCTGATATAGTTATCAGTAAGACAAAACTGAGATGATTTGGCTTAAAACACAATAGGTTTCTGTTTACACTATTTATGGACACATGATAACTTTTCAACACTAGCCTATATTATGTCGGACTTcattattaagtaaaaaaaaaaaaaaaatctagaaattgTTGTTAAATAACAGGGTAAATGCCTTTCTGAGATTCTGTATGGTTTCCCTCAAGTTTTGTGGCAActagcagtgctttaagtgggccggcactgccacttccaaatatggtacattcatttggacatctgttttaatagaggttttaatcctttgccttcactGCAGCTTTTCCTAGCtcagagcgtgaatcatttgaaaaagtttgggagttcggagcagcttcgcggatcatttgaatcagttcgagaaatcggagcgggttcgcgaatcatttgagtcagttcgggagttcgtagcgggttcgcgaatcatttgagttagtttggggatcgcaaatcatttgaatcagttcgcgagttcggagCTGCTtagcggatcatttgaatcaattcgagagttcggagcgggttcgcgaaccAGTCAGTCTGGGAatttggagcgggttcgcgaatcattgagtcagtttggggatcgcaaatcatttgaatcaatttgagagttcggagcggcttcgcggatcatttgaatcaattcgagagttcttatagggttcgcgaatcttttgaatcagttcgggagttcaaagcgggttcgcgaattatttgagtcagtttgtgtatcgcgaatcatttgaatccgttcgggagttcaaagcggaatcgcgaatcatttgagtcagttcgggagttcaaagcgggttcgcgaatcatttgagtcagtttggggatcgcgaattatttgaatgaGTTCGGGAGGTCGgcgcgtgattcatttgagtcagttcaggagctcggagctggttcgcgaatcatgcGAGTCAATTTgtaagtttgaatgcagtaatgcagtagctctttctaagggtattttatcaaaatccttttgcacattttatttatgttcagttgttctttctagctcaagcaaatccacaaactagtAAAAGGATTATtaggttgcctgttgactgctgtatataaaagcccttcaatatagttggtgttacctcaggggatgaggggaatcatcaaaacaaaacaaaaacagaattttttattttattttttttggctataatagagtaccggcacctcttttgggccacttaaagcactggcaactAGCCTACATTTTGCACAACTCTTCCACTTTTTGCTGAGAAGCCATGTAATATCTGGTAAGTTACTCACCAGCCCAACTGATTCATCTCCAACTGGATCTGTAGATGCAAAGCTGAAAAAACATCCTCAGCTGTTGTGTTGTTTGGTGGGAGGCAGTGAGCCTGCAGCAAATTGCTAAAGTCTGCAGTTCAGCGAGCTAAAGTGTTTTCACATGTCTCCACGAGAGGGCGACAGTCATcgacataaatacaaaataaaagttgtttcaaTTACACATGGTTATTGACCAGATGGAATGCAGTTTTTATCAcgtaaacagtatttaaaaaataaaaaaataaatgataataataataataaatttagaatgcaacatttattataggggatttattattattattattattactgaagttggcgttgttattttattttatattatttactttcaaaaacacaaaataaaatttcaaCTATTATTTTCATGCATGGTTATTAACCAAATGGAATGCAATTTTATAATCTATGCAGTAGaaaacacatattattattattatattttaatctattttattttaaagaggtTTTTAAACTCATCTTAAAGTGTGGAGACAACCGTTGgcacaaaataaaagttcacCTATCATTTTTAAGCATGGTTATTGAACAAATTGAGTGTAATTTTATcttgtatataataaaataatagcaatatataatttattatagttcatctattattttattttatttttattatattatgttttcagTCTCATCTTAAAGTGTAGATATAGCCTTAAGTGCTCAGACTCCACAACCGCATGGACTCAGATGGatgattaatattaaaatatttcacagtaacacatgcacattacaaaacaaataagACACCCATAaccaatatataattatttgaatttaaaaagggAGCTAAATACTACCCTGTAAACAGTCAAGACAAtctatgttgttttaatttaactGTTACTGTTTGTTTTAAACATCAGTTTGTCTAGTTATAGCGCATATACAATTGCAGCCTGataactgtttttttatgtaGCAGATTAATTGCTTGTGAACTTGTTTAATGTGCTGTTGAGATACAAgctacttcttctttttttttcttcttcttctttttttttttttggttgtaggTGACAAATTCGGATCTCCATTCCAAAATCCAAGATGATTAAAAAAGTCTCTCATGTCTGTCCAAACACATTCTTTTAACAACGCTGATGAAAAACATCTCGTAGAGAGCTAACCTTCAAACACAGCAGCGCCTCTGCTCTTTGGCTTTTGGGTGTGTGACAAACCCACTGTTACACAAGACTGTTGGTTTGATTCTTAACTTAAATGCCACAAAACCCATTCCACTAGAAAATATTTGAACTCGGGGCACAAAGCAGGTTTCATGCTTGATTTGTAGACAGAAGACAACCATCACCAGAGAAGCatcttttattaataaatacaaaacagtaacAAATATACTGTAGCTTTCAgagatatacatatacagtatatttctgtATAACATTAAAGAGACATTTAGATTAAAGCTCTGAGACTTTGGTAGATGATCTTTTATGAAGGCTAGTAAGTCATTCTGGGTCCAGAGACTCAGTAGGACTGGTAAAAACCTGCCAGTAATCATTAGCCCTGATCATAAGTCTGCTTTCTTCATTGATTTTGACTGCTTTCTTCATTTAATTTGGCCTCAGTAATGCATTGGATTTTCAAACTGGTTTTGTACATGTACGTTGTATTAAATCCATCATAATAAAGAATGTTTACATTAATTAGGGTTCCACTTGTGAGAAACAAAGGCTCTATTAAATATTTGCCATTGTACTGCATAATAAAATACCAAACCAAGAAGTGTTCACTTTAAAGacttttcaattaaattattgtatgaaatgactttattataaattaattaaccaACAAGACCAAATTATTTGGACTTTTAGACTTGGATCAGGTTCATAGTGAACTACACGTGATCGATCTAGTGTGTATAAGCATAACATAAACATCAGTCAATCCTGAgaaaattctaatattttatgttttgtttgttgatttcaCCTGGTTTGATATTTTTATCTAATACAATGCAGTCCATACATTCTCTTTatagatcattttattttaggtcattttgttgttatttatagtACAGCAGAATGCAGATAGGAAAGATAAAATGGGATCACGAACCAGAACAGACTCAAACCTGAGCCAACAGCTCTTATTGTCCTGTGCACAACTATGCCACAGCACTAGCAAACTTTAAGTGTGTGTCCTTAGTGTCTGAATACGTTTACAGGCCACTGTATTTATAAAAGAACGGAATGTCAGAAATAGTAAAGGAAAATCTAATAGATCCATTCGGTGTATTTTGCATTAGGCTTTGATTCATGTGTCTGAAAACGCCAGTGACATATTTTCCACTTTGTTCCAGTGACATTTAATAACAAATCGAATTGAAAAGCCACACGATAGCTGGATTTATAAAGTTTATACCTATTATCAAAGTTATTCACAATACTGCTGTATAGGTCAATTCCCAAttacaattataacaaaaatctAGTTGAGCTGATTCTGTACTTTTGCAGAGACCAAACACACACTTTATCCAGGTTACATAAACTTCTGACTCGCATTGAAAACTCGAACCATTGGTTTTATATTGAACAGAAAGCTTTGCATTTTCCGAAACACAAAACACAGCTGAAGAGGAACAGTAAGCCTCTTCTGGTCTACAACTGGAaaatcattttcataaaaatgagaTGATTTAAGTCCAAACAGAAAGTGCAAACAAGGTAAACGATACATTACTTAGTCTTCTAAGACAATGAATCACACTTGTTTATTATTGTCTCACACCATAATCATAGTCTGTGTCATTTTAAGACCACAAATTAGGTATCACTGGTTTTGCCGGAGGGTAAAGAAGAAATACATTAATAGATGTCACACAGAGACaccatattttaatcaaaactttGATAACAGGCTACCATTcctaacaaatattgtttaatttagcCTATAAAAAAAACCTGTAGGCTATCTTTAACAAACCACTGTCATGGACATCAATATAAACATTGATTCATTTTGATACGGGCATCATTATAATGATAACTAGGCCTAGTTCATTAAGTGAGTCAGATGATGAGTCATTGTCTTTGAATTCAATTCAGTCAACATTTTGTCAAACAATTCATCTTTTTGAACGACTCATTAAAAGAACTGGTTCATTCTTCAATGTCTCCAGTTGGGATGTGTGTTTTTGATTCGCTAAACTGCATttgctcataagagtcatttccTTCTGAAACTGGACTACACTGGTCTCGATATatgcttttgattcactaaaaataaccatCTCATCGTAGGAGTCAATGGTTAATCGTTCCATATATTTTTGACTCACaaaaagaaccagctcataagaatcatttgttcGTGAATCGGACTACACTatcattgtactgtatttttattataacgaGCAGTCTGTGAGAACTTAATAgcaaaacatttctttttgttgCATCACATTCGACCCAAACAACAAAATCAAATTAACAATTCAGGGATAAATATGATTTCTTTTGCTGTAGCACTGCATATTGAGCACCGGAGGAAAGCAGCTGCTGAAAAAGTGATGCAGAAACACTGCTCGCCGGGTGATAACGCTTTAAATCTGTATAAAGTTGCACTATGATGATTAAAGTTGTTAAAagcattgtaaaaaaataaatataaactgtgCTTAATGGAACGGTGTTGATTGTATTCTAAATGTGAGGTCACATTTAATGATGCTGGGAACACTGAGACAAAGAATTAATATGtttaacttcattttttttaaccacatttgAATCGAAACTGGGAATTGATAAGAATGCAAATTTATCCAATTTAAATCATACTCAAGCCTAATCAGGAGTCAGCGAGGCCGAAAAACTTCCCTTTTTCAAGTTGGTAATGCACTGTGCTTCATAATTCACAGTTACACTATTTACGTTGGACAGCAGATTTTTGCACAATCAAATCTTTTATTCACTTACTGCTCCTTAGTTAATTATTTCTGTTATGAGTTCTGTTTAAAGAATTCATCTCAGTAAACCAGGTTCTTGTGGTTCCTTATGAATGTTTGAGTTTATAAAGTGTTTTCGTGCGGTATGCTTATGtgagtttctttttatttctttatagtgTCTTGTTACATCAAAACTGTTTTGCCTCTCATTTTGAACAACAGAGTAAGCTAAAATGTGCAAGCTATGTTCATCCACAATggctttatttgtattgttatgtGAGGTATTGTTCGGCATTGCTGTGTGAACATTTGTCTCAATATTGCGCTTAACAGCTCTGTGCGTTGCAGTGTTTCTGGAAGCCGCAATCttttttgcagcagtggcacgcgCAGCTGCCAGCTGAGGAAACTGTTTGGTGTACAAAGCTGAGGTGTACTGTAGTTCAGGTGTAATCAACCTCTGACAAAGCTGACGTGTGTCATTATTTAACTCCAGTCGGAGGTTATAACCTTGAATAACTGCTGCACCATACTGAAACGGCTTCAGTGATGAATCCTGGACCTGCGCAGGATCTACCGCCCCTCCTTCCTGAAGACACATTTGCTCAAGATTCCTCCTCTTTGCCCTTAGAAGTTCAACTTCCTGTTGGAGCTTCGCCCGCCCGAGTGTGGAGTCTATGCGTTTCCAGAAAGTGTTATTAAAGTGCTGGTACAATCGCCAGTCTAGTGAATTCCACTCTTTTATTCGCTCTGTGGTCTCTGCGCTTAAGGGCCTGCGCGAGCGTTCACTGCGACTATTGAGGCGGAAAGATGACACTTCATCCAGTGTCCAGCAGAGGGCGTGTTTTAGAAGCACCAGCGATTCATCAAAATACTCTGAGATGAGGATTAGCGGAAAGTCACGTTCAATGGCAGCGATGACCTCAGTGCTACGTCTGTCCAGCTCAGTGTCATTCACAGGTGCTGTATTATCCAGACCAAAGTCAAAGGTCAAAATGTTACGTGCATAGTGGTTATTAGGCACAGAGGCGTTGTAGCTCCGCCCACCATGGATCAGAAAGTCCTCAAGGCTTTTGACAGTACGGAAAGCTGGGATCGCTTTGTAGTAAACAAACAGGGATTCCATCATTGCCACTGGATTCCGAAGAATGGAAAAGTAGAATGTGTCTTTCGGCATCACTTTCCTCACCTGCAAGTCAGAAAagccaaaatgaataaaataattcattcagGTTTCCATCAAAGTTGATAAAAATTTGACCTCTTGCTCTTTGCTTCAGAATTATAAACACATTCCGCTCAACTGAAGTTCCATCCCAGAATGCAATCTACATGCAATCAGTGCAAATGTCTTCTAAATCACTCAGATCTGCACCTGCCTACTTACATCTAGCACTGGGTGCTTCGTCTTCCTCTTAAAGAAGAAAATAGTCAGTTGTATCAAATGATTTATGTGCTTGCTAAGTGGTCTACGCATATCTAGGATTGCTTTCACACTACAGTCTTGATAAAGTTGCAAACATATTCACCTCAAAGGTGCTTAATGGTAAATGCAGTTATATATAAGGACtaataaatgtagcattataaatacaaaattataaatgaattagaaaaaagattaaataaaaataaacaagactAAGCATTATATTTTAGTCTATCTGCTCAAATgcaaaattagaataaaataaaaataaactcctATCATGCTATTAATCTAATAAAAAACAGTTGCCATGTCttaatgcattgcattatttattatgtatcatttactatcattcttttttttcagtcccTGGTGTTTAAGGGCTTCTGACAAAATACTAGGTGAAaatggtaaagaaaaaaaataattttactaatatatatcaCTATATTCCCCAGTTGATTAATCACAGTACATTAAGACAGTTGTTTCatattacaagttttctgaaatgttgtatatatatgcaaattcCGCATTATATAATTTAACTGGCATACATTTGCATACCTTcgcagaacagaaatctgaaaatTGAATAAAGCTAGGTTCAAAGTGCATATTTCATTTTGGTGACGTATTGGAGATTAAGGGTTTTACAGAGGTAATTTGGGATTTCTCTTTTATCACactataaatcagaaaatactgttttCACTGGTTGTaggactaaaatgtaatttaaatcaggtgaatgatatatgaacaacaaaccttataaaatacacaataatatagataataataaaatgggtTTGGTAAAGGCTTCTGAAGTGGAGATTTCTGGCTCAGTGCATgagaaaactcattttgagaaaatggcctttaaagaTATGTAGTTGAAATTTACTGACACAAATAGATTTCAAGAAGAAGTTTATCAAAATAAacccttaaaggattagttcacccgaggatgaaaattcatccatcttctattcaccctcgaagcatcctaggtgtatgtgactttccactttcagaataatccaatcgaagttatattaaaaattgtcctagCTCTTTCCTTCTTTTCAGtaggggtaagcgggtgtttgttgtcaactgttcagaagacgtgaaacaaagtgtaataaaacatccctcacacggcaacggggggtgaataaaggccccctgtagccaatccatgcgtttttgtaagataaatatccaaattacaaacataataaacactttttttcttacttttgctGACTGTGAGGAACCGGAAGACATgaccattttttatataactttgattggattattctgaaaaaggagagtcacatacacctaggatgcttcgagggtgggtagaagatggacgaattttcattttctcaggtgaactagccctttaaaggTGGATTGTGTATCTTTTGTATCCACTAGTCTGAATGAAGACATTGAAGCTTGAAGCCAAAAATCTCAAGATTGACCAGTGTGTGAGAGTCTGCATAATGTTGTGCCTGTAGTGTATTGACTTAATGTCATGAATATTCTATTATTCATCCAATCCTGCAAAACAGCTACTTTCTGATGCATGTTTTGGTCCAAAAGTACGGGTACTGTGCTCTCGGACTGACCTCTTGTGAGCTGAATCTCATATGATTGCACAGGATGTGGAACTTCTTCACACTGCGAGTCCTGACACCCTCCACAAACTGTGCTGCAAAGAATGCTGGGTAAAATAACTGGCTGTGCATGTTCAGCGGCAAGGCAAAGGTCAGATTATGGCTTTCCCCATAACGATAGAGAATGTTTAGTATGGTGCTGCTAGCAGTCTTGTGCGTCTTGAGGAAGACAATGTGGTTTTTGGGCTGACACCTGACAGTGTTGTCAACTTGTGATTTTACTCTATATTTATTGTCATCAGAGtatggtgttatttttatttctgggGCCCTTCTGGGGAAAGC of Carassius auratus strain Wakin unplaced genomic scaffold, ASM336829v1 scaf_tig00007013, whole genome shotgun sequence contains these proteins:
- the LOC113071320 gene encoding galactose-3-O-sulfotransferase 2-like, which produces MPPEIHRPIKHNDWENLWSVSAAIAEEPADQHPFIQRRDESENPRSEERIEEVLEDKIKKLTSTTKAAPPIEANKLWLGQEFPNQPQRPAFPRRAPEIKITPYSDDNKYRVKSQVDNTVRCQPKNHIVFLKTHKTASSTILNILYRYGESHNLTFALPLNMHSQLFYPAFFAAQFVEGVRTRSVKKFHILCNHMRFSSQEVRKVMPKDTFYFSILRNPVAMMESLFVYYKAIPAFRTVKSLEDFLIHGGRSYNASVPNNHYARNILTFDFGLDNTAPVNDTELDRRSTEVIAAIERDFPLILISEYFDESLVLLKHALCWTLDEVSSFRLNSRSERSRRPLSAETTERIKEWNSLDWRLYQHFNNTFWKRIDSTLGRAKLQQEVELLRAKRRNLEQMCLQEGGAVDPAQVQDSSLKPFQYGAAVIQGYNLRLELNNDTRQLCQRLITPELQYTSALYTKQFPQLAAARATAAKKIAASRNTATHRAVKRNIETNVHTAMPNNTSHNNTNKAIVDEHSLHILAYSVVQNERQNSFDVTRHYKEIKRNSHKHTARKHFINSNIHKEPQEPGLLR